DNA sequence from the Pseudomonadota bacterium genome:
GCGGCGCGGGCGTATCCCCTCGCTCGATCCTTCGCCCTCCCGCTCGCGTCCTGCGCCACTGCCAAAACGCACGGGACCGCCCCGAGCTCGCAGAACTCCCTCCTCACCGCTTCGCCGTGGGCGAGCGGCGCTGCGAGTATTACGTCGAGGTCGGGCCTGGGGACGATGCGGCGATAGTGCACGGCAAATCCGTGCGCGAAGACCAGGGCCGCGTTCCGCGGGAGTCTCCGCTCCAGAACCTCCCTGTAGAACGCCGGCTGCTCCGAGTCGGGGATGAGCAGGACCGCGGTATCGGCCTTCGCCGCCGCCTCCGCCGGGTCTTCTATCAGGTCGAGGGAGGACTCTCTCACCTGCACGGCGCGGGGGCTGTCCCTCCTCAGGGAGACCATGACCTCGACGCCGCTGTCGCGGAGGTTTTGCGACTGCGCCTTGCCCTGTGAGCCGAAGCCGAATATCACGGTCCTGCCCGGGGGCCTTTTCCCTTGGGAATCCACTGTCATATCCGGCCGCACCTAACACCCTGCCCTCAAAAAGGCAAGGGCTGAGGTCTCTACCCCCCTTCGTAAAATCAAAGGGTTATGATGTCGATTTCACTAACGACTTTAAGTAGTTAAGGCTAATCCTTGGCTTGACAGTGACTTGCCTGTCGTTATAGGGTCGCCCGCCATGCAGAGGCAGATGCTCAAATCAAAGATACACCGCGCCTCGGTGACCGACGCCAACGTGGACTACGAGGGGTCGATCACCCTGGATCTCGACCTCATGGAGGCGGCGGACCTCGTCGAGTATGAGCAGGTCGAGGTCTGGGACATCACCAACGGCGCAAGGCTCACGA
Encoded proteins:
- the ilvC gene encoding ketol-acid reductoisomerase, with amino-acid sequence MTVDSQGKRPPGRTVIFGFGSQGKAQSQNLRDSGVEVMVSLRRDSPRAVQVRESSLDLIEDPAEAAAKADTAVLLIPDSEQPAFYREVLERRLPRNAALVFAHGFAVHYRRIVPRPDLDVILAAPLAHGEAVRREFCELGAVPCVLAVAQDASGRAKDRARGYARAAFGRGQVIESTFAEEVETDLFAEQAVLCGGMPELARAAFDTLCDAGYNESIAYASCMRELRAIVELMCRDAIAGMLGKVSATAAYGAATRGPRIINESVRRKLGVILAEIRSGSFAKELCSEAESGFARLRQELAERAGHRIEEVHRGFCIGAPGPGKKGSR